The following proteins are encoded in a genomic region of Triticum dicoccoides isolate Atlit2015 ecotype Zavitan chromosome 1B, WEW_v2.0, whole genome shotgun sequence:
- the LOC119349706 gene encoding uncharacterized protein LOC119349706, with protein MASWPPPANPLSASWPSSEAHKRPIWIIGSMEKVWFIKSGVNINQDKVGSDETKRSTSLVIPANAPRGRAGIKSTTNQSDCAAHRAVQPRTQSTPSQSDPRHGAVGPRTRATSNPRRGPTPNPIYNPPPPATLATPPAPSDPNPSAAAAAAPLPFLRRRRIMTAYMAKSGESGDSPAPKEALLPAGHPAGHHGLQAYTGNYVEVPAGTCVEFPYHYSKYPGLGPKIGAGVFLRTPPVPVNLDLLAISGRFSNLQSMALSGDTTLEAFRPLVTRIFQPSVVVQSPRDYRTIALIRNYMRKARVLRAENLEALIDKRIDKHEKKKLEAERLLLEEERRKFEEEKRNFELEKKLFPQKKVAVDDEKKETKQSLFESTIDTADKHVTLFEKIISIPQKGETFGKTITENAEVILKKLKVLKEKRIPRSITSSGVAGIYFFKEEMKEWTGIRVGESNGESNAVLNEGNGKVTANGFHKAGNGGKGASSTGVDPASSTGVDPASSTAVAPASSTAVALASSTAVAPASSTAVAPASPTAVAPASPTGVAPGVTGAQVGGEPKVE; from the exons ATGGCCTCTTGGCCTCCTCCGGCCAATCCCCTCTCGGCCTCATGGCCTTCCTCTGAAGCTCATAAGAGGCCGATTTGGATCATAGGCTCGATGGAAAAG GTTTGGTTCATCAAGAGCGGAGTGAACATCAATCAAG ATAAAGTTGGAAGCGATGAAACAAAACGCAGCACGAGCCTCGTCATTCCGGCCAACGCACCGCGTGGTCGAGCCGGAATCAAATCGACCACGAACCAGAGCGACTGCGCAGCCCACCGCGCGGTCCAACCCCGAACGCAATCGACCCCGAGCCAGAGCGACCCACGCCACGGCGCGGTCGGACCCCGAACCAGAGCGACCAGCAACCCACGGCGCGGTCCAACCCCGAACCCCATATATAACCCCCCGCCTCCCGCAACCCTAGCCACGCCTCCTGCTCCCTCCgatccaaaccctagcgccgccgccgccgccgcccccctccccttcctccgccgccgccgcatcatgaCGGCGTACATGGCGAAAAG CGGAGAATCGGGCGACTCGCCGGCTCCCAAGGAGGCGCTGCTTCCAGCAGGGCACCCGGCCGGCCACCACGGCCTCCAGGCCTACACCGGCAACTACGTCGAGGTCCCTGCAGGCACGTGCGTCGAGTTCCCCTACCACTACAGCAAGTACCCCGGCCTCGGCCCCAAGATTGGCGCCGGTGTGTTCCTCCGCACCCCGCCCGTCCCCGTCAACCTCGACCTCTTGGCCATCTCAGGGCGATTCTCCAACCTCCAGTCCATGGCGCTGTCCGGCGACACCACCCTCGAAGCCTTCAGGCCACTCGTGACAAG GATTTTTCAACCCTCTGTTGTGGTGCAATCCCCACGGGATTATCGCACTATTGCCTTAATTCGCAACTACATGAGGAAGGCTAGGGTACTGCGGGCAGAGAATCTGGAAGCTCTAATTGACAAGCGAATTGACAAACATGAGAAGAAAAAGCTTGAAGCTGAGCGTCTCCTTCTTGAGGAAGAAAGGAGGAAGTTTGAGGAGGAAAAGAGGAACTTTGAGTTAGAGAAAAAGCTGTTTCCTCAGAAAAAAGTAGCTGTGGATGATGAAAAGAAGGAGACAAAGCAGTCTTTATTTGAGAGCACAATTGATACAGCTGACAAGCATGTCACA CTTTTTGAGAAGATCATCAGTATCCCCCAAAAAGGAGAGACATTCGGGAAGACCATAACTGAAAATGCAGAAGTTATTCTTAAGAAACTCAAGGTACTTAAGGAGAAGAGGATACCAAGGAGCATTACTTCCTCAGGAGTGGCCGGGATTTACTTCTTCAAGGAAGAAATGAAGGAGTGGACTGGGATCAGGGTTGGGGAATCAAATGGGGAATCAAATGCTGTCCTGAACGAAGGAAATGGAAAGGTTACTGCAAATGGGTTCCACAAGGCAGGGAATGGAGGCAAGGGTGCTTCCTCAACCGGCGTCGACCCTGCTTCCTCAACCGGCGTCGACCCTGCTTCCTCAACCGCCGTCGCCCCTGCTTCCTCAACCGCCGTCGCCCTTGCTTCCTCAACCGCCGTCGCCCCTGCTTCCTCAACCGCCGTCGCCCCTGCTTCCCCAACCGCCGTCGCCCCTGCTTCCCCAACCGGCGTCGCCCCTG GTGTGACTGGAGCTCAGGTTGGAGGTGAACCCAAGGTTGAGTGA